ACAAGGCCTTGAGAATTAGAATTTAGGATAATTAGAAGAAGATAACGCTACAAGTAGGGAAAATGGATAAATGTGGTATAGTTCCAGCAGGTAGAATAAAGAGACCTTGGTGAACAGTTTTTCATGACTTTACATAGTTCTTGGATGTATTTTCAATGTGGCTTTCAAATTCAGTGGGGGAAAAATGCTCCGAAGCCACagatttacctttttttttttttttttttttttttttctggtcttaaTCTGAAATCATGCCTACTTTTTGTTGTGATAACAAGTTAAAAGTGACGGTGTCTATTCATTGCTGGTTGTTCTTAGAACTGTTAAGCTGCAGTGGGAGTGGAAAGAGTTGCTCTGAGTTTCCCATAATCCCTAGACCCAGTGCTTGGCCTAGTGACCGAAGCACTCTTTTGTAAAGGATAAAGGAGGGAGCAAAATCCCATCCCCACATCTAGACATGTTCAGGCAAGGCTAGATTTGCATCACTGAGCAAACAGCTGCTTACCTCTGTCCTGCCCACCTCATCACCAAGGATGTACCTTCAGAACAAGTCTTCTGTTGTTCACAGCTAGTCCAGTTTCCCTGGTTTGGTTGTAGTTGGCAGTGACAACGTGCTTAAGGCAAAATGAGTGAATGTTAGATTTGTacataattttaactttttattgttGAAATATTATAGGAAATTTTGAAGTTAGCTATGACAAAAAAGGTAATTTTGTTTTGGTCTCAGAATGAATGAAGCAGCTGGGAGCTAAGAAATACTAGTTATATGGATTCCTACTCACTAAATGCATGATTAAAGCAGCTGGTGAGGCAAAAGCCTTGCTCTGTGCAGAGCACAAATTGGATGTGCAGGTGgacatgcttttcattttgtatgcaTTCAGTCCTCAAAACTTTCTTAACTTTATGGTGTTGATAAAAGATACCGCCTCCATAAGATGGTGGGTTTGGTACAGCCTTCAAAAGAGACTTCATTAGCTGAAACCACCCTTGATAAAAGTGTAAATAGTTCTCTGCCTTTTGTCATTACAACTTAATCTTTGCCCGTGAATCATgctaaaagcaatttttaagaACTAGGtctcaaaggaagaaaatgcatgtttaaCTCAGTTTGATCACAAATTATTGCTGGGTGGGAAGATATTGGCTAGTTCGAAAGCTGAAATGCAATTATAATTGTgtcattttacagaaaaggtAGGCAATACcaattttcctctttaaacACTCTAGTACATATAGTATGTCATCACAGTCTTTCTTTCCTGGTAATTGCTTAGGGAAATTCACTAGTTCAAAGGACTTGGTCTAAAATTGGCTTTTGTTACTTGAAAAGTGTACTAGTTTCTTTGGCTAAATTTCGTTTGTGTGATAGTATACTGAGTATTttgcttgttaaaaaaaataataatattttgaaaaatattttttcagagagCCAAAGTTGTGTTGTCACTGCAGTGATgctaaaaatagctgttttgtCAGTCTTGTCAGAACTTTGGGCTTCTCTAATATTAGTCtaacttcaatattttttaaagatcatcAGTGAGAAGTGGAGAAATGGCTAAACTTACCCAGCTAATTGACAATGAAGTCTTCCGCGCCTATGCTACCTATGCAACTATTGTTCTCCTAAAAATGATGCTAATGAGTCTTATAACTGCGTACTTCAGAATCACGAGAAAGGTGAGAAATTGGGATTGTTATCTGGTAGAAGAGCTTGAAATCTGTATTGAAATACAGAGGTATCACAGGCATCTCTTCTTTTCACCTTTCAAATAcaggtgcttttctttcttttttatttcaactttctcctctctcccctaATGATATACTGGGTTTGGCCAGCTGGTGCTTTGTTGGTATCAAATGGAGAATGTTTTTAACCTAATTATGAGATATTTATGAGACTGTCTCTTACAGTTGCATTTGACTTATGCTACTCTTCTAAAACATAtctattctttttaaatgagaagtttTCAGAACTATAATTTCCACTGTATTGTGGATAATGTTGGTGTCCAGGCCATTCAatttataaagcaaataaagcatGATATGAAGCTGTGTTAAGTGAATAACCAACCAATAGGGTCAGAGAGGGGATATGAGTTATATAACCCTTTCATCCAgtaatttcaaagctttttacaTTCCCTAATTGTTTCAACCTTCCCATTTCACATaggtcataaaaaaaaatcattttcaaaaatgagtGGCAGGCTGAAAGTTTACGTGGATTGATGGATAGTCTGGGTAAGTGTATGAAAGATCGAGTGAGGATTACTAAATAATGCAGAAGCTGCATCTAGCTTAGGAAAGGGTGCCCATGGGAAGCAGCATGTTGTGTTTGCCATGTGTTTGGTGATCTCTAGGTATCTGCTGCTGGCCACTCTTGGAAACGCTTGGTCCTGAGATGAAAGAGCCCTGGGTTTGCCCCATATGATTGTTCTTTTGAGATGTGCTGCTGCAAGACAGCATGTGCTTCAGAGTTTGTTGCAGTCCCTTAgttgaaatgctgctttttataCCTGCtggatgaaagagaaaacagctcAATTATTCTGTTGTTTGTGATGTTACACAGTACCTCTGAGGTCCTAGTAGCATGGCATTTGAGCAACTGCTGATTTCAGATGGTTCTCTAGGTCTCTGGCACAGCTGAATGTTGAGTCTAGTAGACCACACGCACTCATGTGTTCAAAATAGAACAcagatttctgatttctgtgttgtaaccttatttccttttgctctAGAAGCAGGTCAGCTGTATGGTCCTATATGTAGATCTAATGAAGTTCTGTATTAATGCTCATATTGTGTTGTGATCCATATGTGTGCAGATGGCAATTGGGCTTTCATTAATTTGGGGTAATTGCTTTTCTTATGATGGACAGTAATattaaaagcagataaataaagtccatttcatttcttatttaaaacaaaaaagtctttaaaagaaaatagactAATGAAGTGTTAAGAGAAAATGGAGGAAAGCAGTAGAGTAAGGGAAGGTAGAGTGTTGCTGGCACTGTAATGTCTCCAGAATTTTGAGGCCAAAGATATTTAACAGGAAGGGATCAAGGCTGCCTCAGAAAGCAATCATATACCTCTTAAAATCTAAATCCTGTATAGCCTGAACAGTTCACAGAATGCATGTGTTACTACATCTCGGCAAGGAGACATCTGCTGAAGTCTGGACCAACTGAAGTGAATTATGTTTTCAAATGATATCTTAAAGTATTGGAGGTAATAAAGGGTCATAGAAGTGGCAAAATTTTTATCTAAAAGGAAAGGGATCAGTTTATTTGGTAATAACGAGGATGGGAGTGGATGCTGTTCTTGTATAGACttctgaagaaggaaaggatCCAAAAGGGCTTTCAGATAATTTGTCAAGAATAGTGAAAAGAGGCTTAGGCAGTACAAACACTTCTACCTTCCAGGTTATGATGTTCCTTCAGGCCACTGACATTGCTTCAGCCATCTGCTGTGTTTGTCCATGTTATAAGAGGCATTGCTTACATGCATAAATTATGTTAACTTGTCAGCATGCATGCTACACATGGGTTAGGTTCAATAAATTATTACTGTATTGAATGATGTATTGTCCTCTGTTCTTTTAACTGCAGGTAAGTTACGTGGGTTACAGGGGCATTAGTAGAGAGCGTATCTTTGTATGAAGCTACCTCGACTAGAAGCAGCATCCTTGGCATCTAACGTgtcttgtgtgtttttatttgaaataggCGTTTGTCAACCCAGAAGATACAGCATCATATGGTAAAGGCGAGAGTGCCAAAAAATACCTGCGGACTGATGCAGATGTTGAACGTGTACGCAGGTAATGCATGGGAGTCTTTCAAAAGCTATGTTAAGTAGCAGAATCAGCCTAAATCAAAGAACTAATTTCATCACGTTCTCTTTGGCAAACCCATGCCTTTTTGTATTGCTATTTCTAGTAATCTTTTATGTTAATTTGTCCAAATGAACAAACTTTTCCACATTCAAATGGTCAGCATGCATATTACAAATAATGTCATTGTCTGGCTATAATAGCACATTCTTGGATAGTATCCTGAGTGGATGGGGAAAGTGGTGAGAAGGTTGTAAAACATGATTGTACATTGATTTAGTGTGAATCAGCATATATTAAGTATAAATCAGCTTTCAATATATTTCAGCATGAGTTGCAATAGTTCCATCCTTTACTAAAGTGTAAAGGAAATAACAGGGGGAAGAGGAATGAAATTGTATGAAAATCACGGAACTCCAGAGTTGTAATGAGGGTGTGATTTGGTAAATTATACGGAGTGGGAGTCCAAGCCTGTGTTCTTTTTGCTAGATTGGACTGGGGTTACTGCCTGATGTATCAGTTGTACAGGAAAGTTGGCCAGCCTTCTGGAAGAATGCTATTAATAGTATGGCAGTGTGCAACCTGCAGCGTATGTATTTTGTTTCGCAAGATTCATGACAGAATGTAAACTGTAGTTCAGTGGGCTAAATGTTGCagcttatttaattttatttaactattggcaaaaaaaatctgataccAAAATCATAAGATTAGAGATGCTGTGTGATATACCTGTACTAACAAGGCACAGGAACCTTTAATATTCTTAATCCTTTCCATATCATTATTCCTTAATGAAGcttttagattatttgctatATCCAAGTTTTTATACCAAAACCTTAAATGTGAATGAACTGTTCTTGTTCAAACACCATTACGGAAGATCTAGAAAATAACTATCAACTCTGATTTCAGAACAGTTGCAAATGTAGATGATTGTAGTTCCATGAAGGCCAGTATATTTCTGTATCTCTCTTTTGGATTAAAATCTCACAAAGGAGGGTCTCAGTGGGCCATAAAAATATACtgaactttccttttcttcccctctgtcaTTCAGGgatttgttgtttaatttgcTGGTTGTTACATAGAACTGGGCACTTGTTGAAGAgtaatttctgtttgtaaatTTTAAGAGGACAGCTAAATTGCTACCAGCTTTAGGACCAAGTGCCCTTTTAATTCAAATCAGTATGTTAGGAGAATGACAGTCACCTCACAGTCTCAGCTACACAGATAGGATTTTTACAAGAATGTATTCTCAAagcctgtgctgctgttctgcagtgttTAAGGCTTCCGCAGAACTAAAGTCAGCTTGTCTCTAATTACTCCCTTGGTGTTAGagcatccattttttttctcctgacaatGGTTCTTAATGGATGTTTATTCCAAGCTTCAAGGCAACAGAGAATGTTGGATAGATTTATCATGGCTTCTCTTCTAGATAAGTGACTGGAATTTGTTATGTTTATGGGTAtggaaaacattactttttcactgtacttttttttagaaaaaataaaaccaaaaaacatttctggaggATATGTTTTCTTGTAATGATACATGAGTTCAAAAAGCAACTGCAAAACAGTACCATGTTCTGTTTCTAGTTGGCAGTGAAAATTGACATAATTAGTAAGGCTTACAAGTTGTTTCAATCAGCAAATTTGGCTGGAATTATAGTTTATCTGAAGAGGTAAAGGGAGCAGGGAAGGTTTAGGAAGGGCTGTGGAAGGGTTCAAGATCTGGAGTTCAGTCTCAACACATTGTTAGTAAATTATACTATGGTTTCAAAATTTCAAACACTTTTCCACTTAGCAATATTTTAGTGCTTAGTAGTGAGGAAAATGAACTAAGAGTATAATTGTCAGACTTCTTAGGTgctaaaaaataacattcttcaAGATGATTGAGGCTCATGAAGTTTGCATAGAATGTTTAATGTATAGGgtgtttcatgttttctttatggAGACTAAAAACTGAGTTGATAAGATTGGAGTAGATCATGAAGGTCTAATAATGAAGTCTAATAGTTGCAGTTACTGTCATCCAGTTTAATTTATGTTTGTGAGAGGGTACAGGAGAATTCCAGCTGTTGTCTTCTTCCTTATGTTTCATTCTAGCACACCATGTTGTACTCACATACTTCATGTAAGTCCCTTATATTACCAAGatcctaaagaaaaaataagatttcataTAGAAGTTCAGAAGCATAAAAGTatgggggtgcagcaagagagACCAGAGTGATGTCAGGTGAACATACATTCAAGTCAGGGCCTCGCTGTAAAGCAAGCCAATAGAAGTGTTAGGGCCTTAACAATAGCACACTTCgaagatgctgaaaaataataagaCTTGAAGTGATTTTCTCAGCAAAATGTAACACTATAAAACaactttgcttttctccccagAGGCCACCTGAATGACCTTGAAAACATTGTCCCATTTCTTGGCATTGGACTGCTGTATGCTCTTAGTGGCCCTGATCTGTCCACAGCCTTGCTGCATTTTAGGATCTTCGTTGGGGCTAGGATCACTCACACTTTTGCATATTTGATCCCTATTCCCCAGCCTGCCAGAGGTTTGTCTTGGGTAGTTGGGTATGCTGTTACCATCTCAATGGCATACAAAGTGCTGAAGATGGCATTGTATGTGTAACTAAGTCATAGCTTCTGTGTATCATTTGACATTCCATGCAAAGTTTCCAGTGGTGTGTGTTGATGTCTTGAATGAGCCATCGTAAGTTTTACAGGGTGactggaattaattttttaacaGAGGCTTTTCATTCCTGGttagaagtatttctttttggagaaaaaaaaaaatccctctctcTGCATTCCCTATTCATGGGCTGCATTGCCAAAATGTTAGATTGAATGTTCTCTTTGCTGTTTGTCAAGTGCTTATAATTCTAAACATAGGATGATGCTGTATTGATAGCATGTGTGGTAATTTTCTACAGATGCACTATTTTTGGCTGTAGCTCTGAAGTCTAAATCAATA
The nucleotide sequence above comes from Oxyura jamaicensis isolate SHBP4307 breed ruddy duck chromosome 1, BPBGC_Ojam_1.0, whole genome shotgun sequence. Encoded proteins:
- the MGST1 gene encoding microsomal glutathione S-transferase 1; this encodes MAKLTQLIDNEVFRAYATYATIVLLKMMLMSLITAYFRITRKAFVNPEDTASYGKGESAKKYLRTDADVERVRRGHLNDLENIVPFLGIGLLYALSGPDLSTALLHFRIFVGARITHTFAYLIPIPQPARGLSWVVGYAVTISMAYKVLKMALYV